The genomic interval AAGCGGCGGCCGGTTGCCGCTCGACCGCGTGCGGGAGGCGGCGCTCGAGACGCGAATGAACTTGCGTTACTTCGATGACGGTGACGTTGGCATCAGCCTGGACGAGACGACCGGTGCCGCCGATGTCGCGGCAATCGTGGGCGCCTTCGCGCAGGCGCTCGGTCAGTCTGCGCCTGATGCCGGTTCTGCGGACTCTCACACGGGGACCGCGCCCGCGCTGGCCGACGATCGACGGCCGGCCCCTTGGCGGGCCGAAGAGGATCGGCGCTATCCGGCATCGCTCGCCCGCTCGAGCCGATACCTGACGCATCCGGTATTCACGGCGCATCGATCCGAGACCGAGATGATGCGGTACATCCGCAGGCTCGAGCGCAAGGACATCGGCCTGGACACGTCGATGATTCCCCTCGGCTCCTGCACGATGAAGCTCAATGCCGCATCGGAGATGTTGCCGATCACATGGCCAGAGCTCGGACGCGTGCATCCCTTCGTTCCGCTCGAACAGGTGCAGGGCTATGCACAGGTGCTCCGTGAGCTGGAGGGCATGATCCGAGAGATAACAGGCCTCCCCGGCGTGTCGTTGCAGCCGAACTCTGGAGCTCAAGGCGAGCTGGCAGGTCTCCTAGTGATTCGCGCCTGGCACGGCGACCGCGGTGACTCACAGCGCAACGTCGTCCTGATTCCCTCGTCTGCCCACGGGACGAACCCAGCAAGCGCGGTCATGGCCGGCATGCGCGTTGTCGTGGTCGCCTGCGACGAGCGTGGCAACGTCGATGTCGATGATCTGCGCCAGAAGGCGGCGCAGCATGCGCCCTCGCTCGCCGCACTCATGATTACCTATCCTTCCACGCACGGGGTGTTCGAGACGCGCATCAGAGAAATCTGCACCGTCGTGCACGAGCACGGCGGGCAGGTCTATATGGACGGCGCCAACATGAACGCCCAGGTCGGCCTGACGAGCCCAGCGCTCATCGGTGCCGACGTGTGCCATCTCAATTTGCACAAGACCTTTGCCATCCCCCACGGCGGGGGAGGGCCAGGGATGGGACCGATCGCGGTGGCGTCGCATCTGGCACCGTACTTACCGGGGCATCCGATCGTGCCGAGCGGCGGCGCGCGAGCGGTTCAGGCCGTCGCTGCGGCACCGTGGGGCAGTGCTTTGGTGCTTCTCATATCGTATGCGTATATGCGAATGTTGGGCCCGGATGGGATGACCGACGCGTCGCGAATCGCCATCCTCAACGCCAACTACATGAAGGCGCGCCTCGAGCGTGCGTACCCGATTCTTTACACGGGCGCCCGTGATCGGGTGGCGCACGAGATGATTCTCGACCTGCGGCCTCTCAAGCACGCCTCCGGCATCGACGAGCAAGATGTGGCCAAGCGGCTCATGGACTTCGGTTTTCACGCGCCGACCGTCTCATTCCCCGTGCCCGGCACGCTGATGATCGAGCCGACCGAGAGCGAGCCGAGAGGAGAGCTGGATCGGTTTTGCGACGCGTTGCTGCAGATTCGTGAGGAGATCCAGGCGGTCATCGATGGCCAGGCGGATCCAAAGGACAATGTGCTCAAGCAAGCGCCGCACACCGCAGCCGCCGTGGCTTCGGACGACTGGTCACACGCGTACACTCGAGCAGAAGCGGCCTTTCCGCTGCCGTGGGTCAAGCCTTCGAAGGTCTGGCCGCCGGTCGGCCGCGTCGACAACCCGTATGGCGATCGCAACCTGATGTGCGTCTGCCCACCAGTCGAGCAGTATGAGGAGGTCTGAGCGCAGAGTTCACATGAGCCTCTAACCTCTAACCTCTAACCTCGCTCTTTCGAGCTCCAGCCTCGAACCTCGAAAGGCCCACAGAAGTCGCGTTGTGATGGGCCCAGGGCGCCCTGTTCCAATGGTGAGATCATCGATCATGACGACCGGTGCGATCTCACGTGTCGTGCTGGTCAGGAACGCTTCGTCCGCCACCGGGAGATCTGTGTAGCGCAACGTCGCCTCACGTACCGGCAGACTGAGCTGCTCGCCGAGCTCGAACACCAGCCCGCGCGTGATGCCCGGTAGGATCCCGGCTTCGAGCGGAGCCGTGAGCACCTCGCCGTCGCGGACGATGAAGAAGTTGCTCTGGGCGCACTCGGAGATCTCGCTCCTGTAGTTGAGCATCAGGGCTTCGAAGGCGCCGTGCTTGTATGCCTCCTGCATGGCCAGGGCGTTGTTGATTAGATTGTTCGATTTGATGCGCGGGTTGAGGGCTTCCGGGTGATTGCGGACCACTGACACCAAGGAGATCTTCACACCGCGTTGGTACGTCACCTCGGGTGGCGCCACGAACGGCTTGACGATGATGATGAGCGTAGGGGAGGGGCAGGCTCGGGGATCGTACATGATGTCGCCGACGCCCCGCGTCAAGAGAATCCGGACGTACGCTTCTCCCGGAAGATCCGCCGCACTCATGGTCGCGTGCAGACGGTCGAGAAGCTCGGCGTCGCTAAAGGGCAGAACAAGCGCGATCCGCTCGGCCGACTGGCGGAGCCGTGCGAGGTGCTGCGCGAAGAGGAACGGTGTGCCATCGTAGGTTCGCAGCGTCTCGTAGACGCCCTCGCCAAACAACAGGCCGTGGTCGAAGACCGAGACCGTGGCCTCACGCTCGCTACAGATGCGTCCATCGATGTTCACCGTGGCTGCCATGCATGCTCCTCGTCGATGCGGACCCTGTCTCAGTTGTACTCGCTTCGGATGGCAGCCGCAAGCGACGGCAGGGCCTGGGTGAGCATGGTAGATTACCCGCTATGCGCGTCTTGAACACCACGCAAATGCGTGAGGCCGACCGATACACGATCCACGAGATTGGCATTCCCTCCCTGGTGCTCATGGAGAACGCCGGTCGCCAGGTCGTCTCTGCCATGGAGGCGTGGTTCAAACCGCTCGCCGACAAGCGGGTCGCGGTGGTCGCAGGCCGTGGCAACAACGGCGGTGACGGGTTCGTGGTAGCGCGCACGCTCCTCGACCGCGTGCTCGACGTTGGGGTGTTCCTGATTGGCCGCGTGCAGGATGTCGCGGGCGACGCTCGCGCCAACCTGGAGATCCTCGGCAGGCTGGGAGTGTCGGTCGTCGAGGTTGGCGACGAGCAATCGTGGGAGCTCCACTCCTCCGAGGCACTGGCCGCCGACATCGTCGTGGACGCGATCTTTGGGACCGGCCTCAAGGCGCCGCTTCACGGCGTGCTGCAGACGGTCGTCGCGGACCTCAACGCCTCCGGCGTGCCGGTCGTGGCCGTGGACGTGCCGAGCGGCTTGGCCAGCGACGCCCACATGGTCATGGGCGAGGCCGTGCAGGCCACGCTCACAGTGACGATGGGCGCCCCAAAACCGGCGCATGTGCTGCCACCGGCCTCACGCCACTGCGGTGACCTCGTCGTGGCCGACATTGGCATTCCTCCGTCGGTCATCGATGCCGTCGAGGGACCGCGCCTCGAGGTCGTCACACAGGAGATGCTGGGCGCCCACGTCGAGGTGCGCGATCCGGACGCGCACAAGGGGGATTTCGGCCGCATCCTGATTGTGGCAGGCTCGATGGGGAAGACCGGCGCGGCGCATCTCGCGGCCATGGGAGCCATCAAGTCGGGCGCCGGCCTCGTGACGATTGCCACGCCGCGCTCTTGCCAGCCGCTGCTCGCCGTCATGGCGCCCGAGTACATGACGGTCGCATTGCCGGAGGACGAGGAGGGGCGCATCATCGCAGAAGCGCTCGAGATCGTCTTGGCTCAACCGGCCGACGTCATTGCCATCGGCCCAGGGCTTGGGACGAGCGACGCGATCACGACGTTCCTGATAAGCCTCCTGGAGCAGTCCGGCGTCCCCTTGGTACTGGACGCCGATGCGCTGAACGCATTTGCGGCCGATCCGCTGCGCCTTCACGCCCGCGATGGCCTGGACATCATCATCACGCCGCACCCGGGGGAGATGGCGCGTCTTCTGGGATCTCCGACCAACGAAGTCCAGGCCGACCGCGTGGCCGCCGCTCGTGCCCTCGCCGAGCAGCGCGACCTTCATGTGATTCTCAAGGGGCACCGAACGCTCGTCGCGTCGCCAGACGGCGCCGTGTCCATCAACGTCACGGGCAATCCAGGTATGGCAACCGGCGGCACTGGCGATGTCCTGACCGGTGTTGTCGCTGCATGGCTCGCGCAGCTTCTCGATCCGGAGGCGGCCGCTCGGCTGGCCGCTTACGTGCACGGGCTCGCGGGTGATCTTGCGCAGGCGGACTGTGGCGAGGTGGCGATGAGCGCCTCGGACCTCCTCGATCACTTGGGCGACGCCGTGTTGGAGCTGCAGTCTGGTGCCGGCCATGACGGCCGAGACGAGGCTCGAGGAGATCCCATCTGATCCGCACGGTCACCATCAGTGAGCCAGGGACAATCGCCCTGGCGGCGCGGCTGGCGGCGCGCCTCGAGCCCGGCGGCGTGCTCCTGCTGTTCGGGGACTTGGGGGCCGGCAAGACGGCGTTCGTCCGCGGCCTCGCCGAGGGGCTCGGCGTCCCAGCGGAGGAGGTGAGTAGTCCCACCTTCACGCTCGTCCAGGAATACCGTGGCGGGAAGCTTCCGCTCTACCACGTCGACCTGTACCGGCTATCGCCCGGCGAGGTCGACGACCTCGGCCTCGATGCGCTCGCACCAGACGGTATCATCGCGATCGAGTGGGCCGATCGCCTACCGCGTCCGATTCCTGGCGCCGTCGAAGTGCGACTGGAAGACGAGGGTGACGACAACCGGCAGGTGACGATCGTTGGCCTCGACCTTCCTCGAGAGGCGTCGGCAACCACGAAGATCGCGAGGAGCAACCACGAAGGTCACGAGAGTTAAACCACGAAGATCACGAAGGTCACGAAGGCTCAACCACGAAGAGCACGAAGGACATCAAATAAATTCTTCTTCGTGTCCTTCGTGGTTGAGCCTTCGTGACCTTCGTGGTGACTTCTCACTCGACGCGGTAGTTCGGTGCTTCCTTGGTAATGATGACGTCGTGGACGTGGCCCTCGCGGTGGCCCGCCGGGGTGACGCGAATCAGCTGTGCTTCGCGCTGTAGCTGCTCGATGGTGCGGGCGCCGCAGTAGCCCATGCTCGCCCGCAGGCCGCCGACCAGCTGGTGCGCCATGGCAGCCACGCTCCCTTTGTGAGCGACACGTCCCTCGATACCTTCCGGCACGAGCTTCTCCGCTCCGTCACCGTCCGCCATCGCCTCGAGCTCGAACTCGTCCTGGAAGTAGCGGTCGCGGCTGCCTCGGCGCATCGCGCCAATCGATCCCATCCCGCGGTAGTCCTTGAAGCTCCGGCCCTGATACAGAATCATCTCGCCGGGGCTTTCGTCGGTCCCCGCGAAGAGGCTTCCGATCATCACCGAGCTCGCGCCCACGGCGAGCGCTTTCGGAATATCGCCGGAGTATCTGACGCCCCCATCTGCAATGATCGGCACGCCGAACTGTTCTGCGGCACGCGCACACTCGGCGATGGCCGTGATCATTGGCACGCCTATCCCGGCGATGACGCGCGTCGTACAGATCGATCCGGATCCGATACCTACCTTCACTGCGTCCACGCCGAGCCGGCTCAAGGCTTCGGTGCCGGCGGCCGTTGCCACGTTGCCGGCGACGAGGTCGATGTCCGGGAAGCGCTTGCGCAAGGTGGCCACCGCATCGAGCACACCCTGCGAGTGACCGTGCGCCGTATCGACGACCAGCACATCGACATGTGCCGTGACGAGCGCCTCGGCGCGCTCCATCGTGTCTTTGGCGATGCCAATCGCGGCGCCGACACGCAGGCGACCGAGCTCGTCCTTGCAGGCCCGGGGATACTTGATGGCCTTTTGGATGTCCTTGACGGTGATGAGGCCCTTGAGCCGGAACTCCTGATCCACGACCAGCAGCTTTTCAACCTTGTGCTCGTGCAGGATCTCGCGCGCTTGGTCGAGGGTCGTTCCGACAGGCACGGTGATCAGATCCCGTCGCGTCATCACCTCGGCAATCGGGCGGTCCAGCCTCGCTTCGAACCTGAGGTCGCGGTTCGTGAGGATGCCAACGAGATGGCCCTCCTTCTGTCCGTCGTCGGTAATCGGCACGCCCGAGATGCGGTACTGCCTCATGAGCGTCTGCGCATCGCTCAGCCGATGTTGCGGTGAGAGCGTGATTGGATTGACGATCATCCCGCTTTCGGAGCGCTTGACGCGGTCCACTTCTCGAGCATGCTCCTCGATCGACAGGTTCTTGTGAATGATTCCAAGACCACCTTGCTGTGCGATGGCGATGGCCATCTCAGACTCGGTGACGGTGTCCATGGCCGCCGTGACGAGCGGCACGTTGAGTCGAAGGTGGCGTGTGAAACGTGTCGAGACGTCTACCTGGCTCGGCAGCACATCCGACCCGCGCGGCACCAACAGTACATCGTCAAAGGTCAGCGCCGTGACGAGGCCTCGCTCGATCTGCGAGCCTGGCGTGAGCGCGGTGATCATCAGCTCCATAGGTTTACCATCTACCACCTCAATGCGCTGACCTCTCCTGTGCGGCGGCGCCGTGGCACTTCTTGTACTTCTTGCCGCTGCCGCACGGGCACGGGTCGTTCCGTCCGACCTTTGGCATATCCCGCCGGACCGTGCGCACCACGTCATCGCCACCAGTCCGCGCCGGCCGTGGCTGACCGGCGGATGCTGGGGCACGTCCTCCGCCCACGAAGGCGGGCGCTGCCTCGTGCCGCGCCTCCAGGGCCGCCGCCGGTCGCCGGGGCGTCTGCCGCCGGGCGGGCATCTCTGGTCCCATGGTCAGGACCGGCCGCAGCCGCCACAGGTACTTGACCGTCTCGTCATCGATCCGCTCCTTCATCGCCTGGAACAGACTGAAGCTTTCTTTCTTGTATTCGACGAGCGGGTCGCGCTGGCCGTAGCCACGGAGCCCGATACCTTCCTTGAGGTGATCGAGGCTGTAGAGGTGATCCTTCCACTGCTGATCGACGATTTGGAGCGCCAGGCTCCGCTCGATGGGCTCGAGAACCGCCCGTCCGGCTGCCGCGTCGCGCGCGCCCGGCTCGAGGGCCGACACCCGCTCGAGCGTCGCTCGATCGATGATCCGGAGCGCGAGATCCTCGGGCAGCGCGAGGATCTCACGGCCGACGGTCATTTCCTTGGCGTCGTACTTCTTCGAGACGACCGCCCAGAGCGTGTCGCTCAGCTCTTCATCGCTCTGCTGCTCGAAGGGGATCCCGTCCAGGTCCGCGGCCTCGAGACCGAAGATCTGCATCGCTTCTTCACGCAGCTTGCCGATGTCCCATTCCGCGGGGTCGGTGTCGGCACTGCAGTACGTGTCGATGCAGGAATCGAGCGCTTCCTCGCCGAGCACCCGGAGGTACTCGCGCATGCCTACGTCGGCATCCTCGAGCCGAATCTTGCCCTCGAGGATCTGGCGGCGCAGCGCGTAGACGTTCTCGCGCTGCTTGTTCATCACGTCGTCGTACTCGAGCAGATGCTTGCGGATCGAGAAGTTCTGCGCTTCCACCTGTTTCTGTGCGCGTGCGATGGCCTTGGTCACCATCCGGCTCTCGATCGGGACGCCCTCTTCCATCCCGAGTCGTTGCATCAAGCCAGAGACGTTGGCCGACCCGAAGATCCGCATCAGGTCGTCTTGGAGCGACAGATAGAAGCGCGATGAGCCGGGGTCGCCCTGACGGCCCGCGCGGCCGCGCAGCTGATTGTCGATCCGCCGCGCCTCGTGCCGCTCGGTGCCGATGATGTGGAGCCCTCCAACCCCCACTACCTCGTCGTGCTCAGCGTCGCACTGTGCCTTGAACGCCTCGAGATAGCGTTGATAGATCGGCGCGGGCACGCGGAAGAAGCCATCGATGTGGTAGAAGTAGACGAACTCTTCGTCGTCGACGAAGCGCTCCTGCCCCTTGGCGAGCCGCTCGGCGCCCTCCTCACGCAGGCACGCCTGCCGCGCCAGGAACTCCGCGTTCCCGCCAAGCAGGATGTCGGTGCCGCGGCCTGCCATGTTGGTGGCGATCGTCACAACGCTCTTGCGCCCGGCTTGCGCGACGATTTCTGCCTCTTTGGCATGAAACTTCGCGTTGAGCACCACGTGCTTGGTGCCCCGCCGATGGAGGAGCCCCGCAATGCGCTCTGATTTCGCGATCGACACCGTGCCGACCAGCACGGGACGGCCCGTCTCGTGCTTCTCGATGATCTCGCCAACGATCGCGTCCCACTTCTCTTCTTCGGTGCGGAAGACCAGATCCGGCTCTTCGAGCCGAATGAGCGGTCGGTTGGTTGGGATGACGACCACGTCGAGCTTGTAGATTTTGCCGAACTCCTCTGCCTCGGTCTCGGCCGTGCCGGTCATGCCCGCGAGCTTGGCGTACTTGCGGAAGTAGTTCTGGAGCGTGATGGTGGCGAGCGTCTGGTTCTCGCGCTCGATCTTGACGTTCTCTTTGGCCTCGACCGCCTGATGCAAGCCGTCGCTCCATCGACGTCCCGGCATCAAGCGCCCGGTGAACTCGTCGACGATGATCACCTCGCCATTCTCGTTGACGACATAGTCGATGTCGCGACGGAACAGCGTATGGGCGCGCAACGCCTGGTTGATGTGGTGTAGTAACGGCATATTCGACGGGTCGTACAGCCCGCCGGGGCTCAGCCGCTGCGCCAGCAGCTCCTCGCACTTCGCCATGCCGCTCTCGGTGAGCGAGGATGTCTTGTGCTTCTCGTCGATGATGAAATCGCCGGTCTGCTCGAGCGCCTCGCGCTCTTCGGCCTTGACGTTGCCCTGGATCACCGCGCCCTTCTTGAGCCGCGGGATGATGCGGTCCACCTCGTAGTAGAGGTCTGTGGACTCCTCCGCGGGGCCCGAGATGATGAGCGGCGTCCGCGCCTCGTCAATCAGAATGCTATCGACCTCGTCGACGATTGCGAACCGGTGCCCGCGCTGCACCATCGAGCCGAGCTCGAACTTCATGTTGTCGCGAAGATAGTCGAAGCCGAACTCGTTGTTGGTCCCGTACGTGATGTCGCACGCGTACGCCGCCTTGCGGTCCGCGTCGTTCAGCTCGTGTTGGATGACGCCAACGGTCATACCGAGGAAGCGGTAGATCCGTCCCATCCATTCCGAGTCGCGTCTGGCGAGGTAGTCGTTGACGGTGATGATGTGAACGCCCTGGCCTTCGAGAGCGTTCAGATACGCCGGCAGGGTGGCAACGAGCGTCTTGCCCTCACCGGTCTTCATCTCCGCGATCGTGCCGTGGTGCAGCCCCATGCCGCCAATGAGCTGCACGTCGTAGTGGCGCATCTGCAGCGCCCGCCGTGCCGCTTCGCGCACGATGGCGAATGCCTCCGGCAGCAGGTCGTCCAATGATTCGCCGCCCGCCACGCGCTCGCGCAGCTGCGGCGTGCGCGCGCGGAGATCCTCGTCACTCAGGGCTTGGATGGAGGACTCGAGCTCGTTGATGCGCGCGACGACGGGCGTCAGCTTCTTGAGCTCACGCTCGTTCTGTGTCCCGAAGACCTTGGCGAGAAGGGTATCGACGATCAAGGAGTGTTACCAGGTGGACGTAGGGCCTCAGGGCGGCCCCGCTTCTCCCGTCATTTTACGGGCTCGTGGGGGCTGTGACAAGGTCACTGCCGTGAGACCAGGAGACTGATGCGATTGACGCGCCGGCCGTTGGTCGAGACCTCATAGTGGAGATGTGCACTTGTCGCGCGGCCCGTGGAGCCCACCTCACCGAGAACCTCGCCACGTTTGACCCGTTTCCCGACCCGCACGCG from Luteitalea sp. carries:
- the gcvP gene encoding aminomethyl-transferring glycine dehydrogenase codes for the protein MKNEFALRHLGPRPDECRDMLRLVGAASLDALIDEVVPPDIRRAGPLDLPPAESEFAFLERLRHIAARNQVFRSYIGLGYYDTITPSVILRMVLENPGWYTPYTPYQAEIAQGRLEALLTFQTMVSDLTGMGVANASLLDEASAAAEAMTMLRRVQARRDANLFLVADTCFPQTIALVQARGEPLGLDVRVVPTSELDLDERVFGVLLQYPDGNGLATDLRPIIEQAHEAGVLVAVATDLLALTLLVPPGEMGADVVVGSAQRFGVPLGYGGPHAAFFATRDTYVRQMPGRLIGLSVDAHGEPAYRMALQTREQHIRRDKATSNICTAQALLANIAAFYAVYHGPDGLRDIAHRVHRRACTLEEGLRALGCVQRNTDFFDTLRMGGASGGRLPLDRVREAALETRMNLRYFDDGDVGISLDETTGAADVAAIVGAFAQALGQSAPDAGSADSHTGTAPALADDRRPAPWRAEEDRRYPASLARSSRYLTHPVFTAHRSETEMMRYIRRLERKDIGLDTSMIPLGSCTMKLNAASEMLPITWPELGRVHPFVPLEQVQGYAQVLRELEGMIREITGLPGVSLQPNSGAQGELAGLLVIRAWHGDRGDSQRNVVLIPSSAHGTNPASAVMAGMRVVVVACDERGNVDVDDLRQKAAQHAPSLAALMITYPSTHGVFETRIREICTVVHEHGGQVYMDGANMNAQVGLTSPALIGADVCHLNLHKTFAIPHGGGGPGMGPIAVASHLAPYLPGHPIVPSGGARAVQAVAAAPWGSALVLLISYAYMRMLGPDGMTDASRIAILNANYMKARLERAYPILYTGARDRVAHEMILDLRPLKHASGIDEQDVAKRLMDFGFHAPTVSFPVPGTLMIEPTESEPRGELDRFCDALLQIREEIQAVIDGQADPKDNVLKQAPHTAAAVASDDWSHAYTRAEAAFPLPWVKPSKVWPPVGRVDNPYGDRNLMCVCPPVEQYEEV
- a CDS encoding NAD(P)H-hydrate dehydratase, with translation MLLVDADPVSVVLASDGSRKRRQGLGEHGRLPAMRVLNTTQMREADRYTIHEIGIPSLVLMENAGRQVVSAMEAWFKPLADKRVAVVAGRGNNGGDGFVVARTLLDRVLDVGVFLIGRVQDVAGDARANLEILGRLGVSVVEVGDEQSWELHSSEALAADIVVDAIFGTGLKAPLHGVLQTVVADLNASGVPVVAVDVPSGLASDAHMVMGEAVQATLTVTMGAPKPAHVLPPASRHCGDLVVADIGIPPSVIDAVEGPRLEVVTQEMLGAHVEVRDPDAHKGDFGRILIVAGSMGKTGAAHLAAMGAIKSGAGLVTIATPRSCQPLLAVMAPEYMTVALPEDEEGRIIAEALEIVLAQPADVIAIGPGLGTSDAITTFLISLLEQSGVPLVLDADALNAFAADPLRLHARDGLDIIITPHPGEMARLLGSPTNEVQADRVAAARALAEQRDLHVILKGHRTLVASPDGAVSINVTGNPGMATGGTGDVLTGVVAAWLAQLLDPEAAARLAAYVHGLAGDLAQADCGEVAMSASDLLDHLGDAVLELQSGAGHDGRDEARGDPI
- the tsaE gene encoding tRNA (adenosine(37)-N6)-threonylcarbamoyltransferase complex ATPase subunit type 1 TsaE; this translates as MIRTVTISEPGTIALAARLAARLEPGGVLLLFGDLGAGKTAFVRGLAEGLGVPAEEVSSPTFTLVQEYRGGKLPLYHVDLYRLSPGEVDDLGLDALAPDGIIAIEWADRLPRPIPGAVEVRLEDEGDDNRQVTIVGLDLPREASATTKIARSNHEGHES
- a CDS encoding peptidoglycan DD-metalloendopeptidase family protein; the encoded protein is METRAAPLSRRRVRVGKRVKRGEVLGEVGSTGRATSAHLHYEVSTNGRRVNRISLLVSRQ
- the secA gene encoding preprotein translocase subunit SecA, whose product is MVDTLLAKVFGTQNERELKKLTPVVARINELESSIQALSDEDLRARTPQLRERVAGGESLDDLLPEAFAIVREAARRALQMRHYDVQLIGGMGLHHGTIAEMKTGEGKTLVATLPAYLNALEGQGVHIITVNDYLARRDSEWMGRIYRFLGMTVGVIQHELNDADRKAAYACDITYGTNNEFGFDYLRDNMKFELGSMVQRGHRFAIVDEVDSILIDEARTPLIISGPAEESTDLYYEVDRIIPRLKKGAVIQGNVKAEEREALEQTGDFIIDEKHKTSSLTESGMAKCEELLAQRLSPGGLYDPSNMPLLHHINQALRAHTLFRRDIDYVVNENGEVIIVDEFTGRLMPGRRWSDGLHQAVEAKENVKIERENQTLATITLQNYFRKYAKLAGMTGTAETEAEEFGKIYKLDVVVIPTNRPLIRLEEPDLVFRTEEEKWDAIVGEIIEKHETGRPVLVGTVSIAKSERIAGLLHRRGTKHVVLNAKFHAKEAEIVAQAGRKSVVTIATNMAGRGTDILLGGNAEFLARQACLREEGAERLAKGQERFVDDEEFVYFYHIDGFFRVPAPIYQRYLEAFKAQCDAEHDEVVGVGGLHIIGTERHEARRIDNQLRGRAGRQGDPGSSRFYLSLQDDLMRIFGSANVSGLMQRLGMEEGVPIESRMVTKAIARAQKQVEAQNFSIRKHLLEYDDVMNKQRENVYALRRQILEGKIRLEDADVGMREYLRVLGEEALDSCIDTYCSADTDPAEWDIGKLREEAMQIFGLEAADLDGIPFEQQSDEELSDTLWAVVSKKYDAKEMTVGREILALPEDLALRIIDRATLERVSALEPGARDAAAGRAVLEPIERSLALQIVDQQWKDHLYSLDHLKEGIGLRGYGQRDPLVEYKKESFSLFQAMKERIDDETVKYLWRLRPVLTMGPEMPARRQTPRRPAAALEARHEAAPAFVGGGRAPASAGQPRPARTGGDDVVRTVRRDMPKVGRNDPCPCGSGKKYKKCHGAAAQERSAH
- the guaB gene encoding IMP dehydrogenase — protein: MITALTPGSQIERGLVTALTFDDVLLVPRGSDVLPSQVDVSTRFTRHLRLNVPLVTAAMDTVTESEMAIAIAQQGGLGIIHKNLSIEEHAREVDRVKRSESGMIVNPITLSPQHRLSDAQTLMRQYRISGVPITDDGQKEGHLVGILTNRDLRFEARLDRPIAEVMTRRDLITVPVGTTLDQAREILHEHKVEKLLVVDQEFRLKGLITVKDIQKAIKYPRACKDELGRLRVGAAIGIAKDTMERAEALVTAHVDVLVVDTAHGHSQGVLDAVATLRKRFPDIDLVAGNVATAAGTEALSRLGVDAVKVGIGSGSICTTRVIAGIGVPMITAIAECARAAEQFGVPIIADGGVRYSGDIPKALAVGASSVMIGSLFAGTDESPGEMILYQGRSFKDYRGMGSIGAMRRGSRDRYFQDEFELEAMADGDGAEKLVPEGIEGRVAHKGSVAAMAHQLVGGLRASMGYCGARTIEQLQREAQLIRVTPAGHREGHVHDVIITKEAPNYRVE
- a CDS encoding branched-chain amino acid aminotransferase, giving the protein MAATVNIDGRICSEREATVSVFDHGLLFGEGVYETLRTYDGTPFLFAQHLARLRQSAERIALVLPFSDAELLDRLHATMSAADLPGEAYVRILLTRGVGDIMYDPRACPSPTLIIIVKPFVAPPEVTYQRGVKISLVSVVRNHPEALNPRIKSNNLINNALAMQEAYKHGAFEALMLNYRSEISECAQSNFFIVRDGEVLTAPLEAGILPGITRGLVFELGEQLSLPVREATLRYTDLPVADEAFLTSTTREIAPVVMIDDLTIGTGRPGPITTRLLWAFRGSRLELERARLEVRG